ACATCTGAGTCGCTGCCATGCAGCTGGTCCCTGAGCCATCTTTTCAGGGATTCAAGCACAAGCACGATATCTCCAAGATGGTCAGTGCATATTGTCCGGATTTCTTCATCGGAAACGTCATGGTAAAAATGCACCATGCGATTTCTGTATCCAGCCATGATCCGGAAAAGTTGAGCCTGGCTCTCAGTTATGACTTGTTCTTTGGCCAGGGCTGGTCCGATTTCTTTGTATTCTTCAACTGCCCGGCAGAATCTCTTGGCCAGAATATGTCTGCCCAGATCAAGCAGGGCTTCCAGGGCACGGCGCAGACATGACTCACAGGCCAGGGCGTTCCGGGAATCCGCAAAAAACTCATCCCGGTTCTCAATGGGAAGTTCCCTGATCTTCTCCAGCATGGTTTCGACCCATTGCACCCTGTCAGCAACAACACGCTTAGAAATATCG
The sequence above is drawn from the Desulfonatronovibrio magnus genome and encodes:
- the hepT gene encoding type VII toxin-antitoxin system HepT family RNase toxin; translation: MTKGDISKRVVADRVQWVETMLEKIRELPIENRDEFFADSRNALACESCLRRALEALLDLGRHILAKRFCRAVEEYKEIGPALAKEQVITESQAQLFRIMAGYRNRMVHFYHDVSDEEIRTICTDHLGDIVLVLESLKRWLRDQLHGSDSDV